A window of Bacillota bacterium contains these coding sequences:
- a CDS encoding nicotinate-nucleotide--dimethylbenzimidazole phosphoribosyltransferase → MLEKLIAQIGDLNEEAMTAAQERQNSLTKPPGSLGVLEEVAIQIAGIMGTPVPQISGKAVLVMAGDHGV, encoded by the coding sequence ATGCTAGAAAAATTAATCGCTCAAATCGGCGACCTCAATGAGGAGGCCATGACGGCGGCCCAAGAGCGGCAAAACAGCCTCACTAAACCGCCGGGAAGTTTAGGGGTGTTGGAAGAGGTTGCGATTCAAATAGCCGGTATCATGGGTACTCCTGTACCTCAAATCAGCGGTAAAGCGGTGCTGGTTATGGCCGGGGATCACGGTGTGG
- a CDS encoding type II toxin-antitoxin system RelE/ParE family toxin, giving the protein MKVQLSKKSQKDLTELNKATRKRIIDALHNLQEGIPPLDLKKIQGASNCWRLRVGDWRVMIKLEKEIAQVLTVRNRRDSYRNF; this is encoded by the coding sequence ATGAAGGTCCAGCTAAGCAAGAAAAGTCAAAAGGACCTAACAGAATTAAACAAAGCAACGCGAAAACGTATTATCGATGCCCTACATAACTTGCAGGAAGGCATACCACCGCTAGATCTGAAGAAAATCCAGGGAGCGAGCAACTGCTGGCGTTTACGCGTAGGAGACTGGCGAGTCATGATCAAATTGGAAAAAGAAATTGCCCAAGTCCTAACGGTAAGAAATAGGCGGGACAGTTACCGTAACTTCTAG